TGGGGATGCTCGGACCTCGCCGCCTTGGCCACAGCCAAAATCCCTCGCCGCAGGACCCCGCGCAATTTTCGGACACGCTCTAAGCCAGATTTCCGAATTTACAATTCACCAAAATTGCATGCCTCAGTCGTGTCGGGTGGAATCTGCTTCGACGGTATTCCCTCAATTCACCAACGGTGGGGATCAGGGCTGATTCAGAATCTCGCGAAAGGAGCGCGGGCGGCCTGCCTGCCGTTTTTCTTGAAATCATCCGGTGAAACCACGCGGGCAAGCTGCCCGCGCTCCTCCTTCTTGAATCATCCCTGATGCCTCAACCGTCGAGCCGTTCTTGTCACTGCGAAGACAAGCCAGGTTGAAAACAAACTTGATTTTTAGCATTAGAAGCCTAGCGTTCAGAAAACCCAACCGACCGCTGCCATGCGAACCGACTTTTCCGAGTTCTCTTGCGGTGACTCACGTGAATCCCGCCCGGCTTTTACACTCATCGAGTTGCTAGTCGTCATCGCCATCATCGCGGTGCTGGCCGGCATGTTATTGCCTGTTCTGGCCCGGGCAAAGGAATCCGCGCGAACCCTCAGTTGCCTCAACAACCTGCGTCAGATCGCCCTGGCGTCGTCGATGTACTCCATGGACGCGAACGGACACCTCCCCTGGTTTCGGAACTGGCTTTACAACCGGACGCCCGATATCACGACCGGGCGGTTGTTTCCCTACTTGAAAACCAAGGAAGTGTATATGTGCCCGACGGACAAGATTGAGCTGGGCCAGAAGTCGCGCCCGAAATGGTCGGCTCAGGCCGCTCCGAACGCAGGCTTTGGAAGCGTCAACCGCCCGCGAGATTACAGCTATGCGATGAACTGCGCGATTTGCCATGCGACGGATCTTTCCGGTTTTCTCGATCCCTCCCAGACCATGCTATTCATGGAAGGTTATCTGAGCGCGAATGATTACTCCGGGCAAGTCGGACCGAGTCTCGCGTCGCGCGCTCTGGCTTTGCGGCATAACAATCGCGGGCATCTCGTCATGGCCGATCTTCGCGTCGAGAAGATGGACAAGAAACGCTATGACGTGGTCGAGAAGACGAAGCGGTTTTGGTTTCCCACCGACAATACGTCAGGCCCCGGCTCGATGTTGATCAGCAACTTGCGGTAAGAGCCATTCGGCGGGGAAACTCTTCTTTTCCCCGAGTTCCATTTCGTTCGCGCGGCACCCGTTCGCGCAAATGCTTCCTGTCTTCGTGGGGACTTCTTGACCGCGGATTTCACGGATTTCGCGGATGCGGAAGCAGCCTTATCCGCGTGATCCGTGTAATCTGTGGTTGAATCCAGGTTCGGCGGGAGAAACTCCACACTTCGCACACTCCGCACACGGTTTCCTTGACTCAAACGCCGCCATTCCTATCATGCGCGTTCATTTGAACTAACACGAACAGGTTTATGAGCGTT
This sequence is a window from Verrucomicrobiota bacterium. Protein-coding genes within it:
- a CDS encoding DUF1559 domain-containing protein; this translates as MRTDFSEFSCGDSRESRPAFTLIELLVVIAIIAVLAGMLLPVLARAKESARTLSCLNNLRQIALASSMYSMDANGHLPWFRNWLYNRTPDITTGRLFPYLKTKEVYMCPTDKIELGQKSRPKWSAQAAPNAGFGSVNRPRDYSYAMNCAICHATDLSGFLDPSQTMLFMEGYLSANDYSGQVGPSLASRALALRHNNRGHLVMADLRVEKMDKKRYDVVEKTKRFWFPTDNTSGPGSMLISNLR